In the Anoplopoma fimbria isolate UVic2021 breed Golden Eagle Sablefish chromosome 7, Afim_UVic_2022, whole genome shotgun sequence genome, one interval contains:
- the txk gene encoding tyrosine-protein kinase Tec, producing MIQSNQSVHSVFCCCCAMQTREISTRMELEGSTSLCFRSRRYPGHACRVDRSRRKLPLPPPDDEDGEGHGLLSVVAMYDFTAKEDTDLTLKQGEEYIILHKQDQLWWRAQDKHGNKGFIPSNYVTEKNRIEANSWYCKNITRTEAEQLLRQEDKEGGFVVRESSQKGVYIVSLYTKTSGANGDIRHYQIKISDTGQFYLAEKHTFNSIPDVIHYHEHNAAGLVTRLRYAVGPMGRCVPATSGFSSEKWEINPTELTFMKELGSGQFGVVRLGKWRAQHRVAIKAIREGAMYEEDFIEEAKVMMRLCHPKLVQLYGVCLQQRPLLIVAEFMENGCLLNFLRQKSRTLNEAWLLSMCQDVCEGMEYLEAQSFIHRDLAARNCLVNEHNVVKVCDFGMTRYVLDNQYTSSSGAKFPVKWSPPEVLHFSKYSSKSDVWSYGVVMWEIYSEGRTPFENCSNLDVVNEITRGVRLYRPHRASQPLFAIMYRCWHEKPLGRPSFSELLEEIRKLAENPD from the exons ATCAATCCGTCCACTcagtcttctgctgctgctgtgccaTGCAGACCAG GGAGATCAGCACTCGCATGGAGCTGGAGGGAAGCACCTCTCTGTGTTTCCGGAGCAGACGATACCCAGGGCATGCCTGTCGG GTCGACAGGTCGAGGAGGAAGCTCCCCCTCCCGCCTCCCGATGACGAGGACGGTGAAGGTCACGGGTTGTTAAGTGTGGTTGCCATGTACGACTTCACCGCCAAGGAGGACACGGACCTCACACtgaaacag ggagaaGAGTACATCATCCTCCACAAACAGGACCAGTTGTGGTGGAGAGCGCAGGACAAACACGG GAATAAAGGATTCATCCCGAGCAACTACGTGACGGAGAAAAACAGAATCGAGGCAAACTC GTGGTACTGCAAGAACATCACCAGGACAGAAGCTGAGCAGCTGCTGAGACAGGAG gaCAAAGAGGGTGGTTTTGTGGTGCGAGAGTCCAGTCAGAAGGGAGTCTACATCGTCTCCCTCTATACCAAAACATCAGG TGCTAACGGGGATATCCGGCATTACCAGATCAAAATAAGTGACACGGGACAGTTCTACTTGGCTGAAAAACACACCTTTAACTCCATACCTGATGTCATACACTACCACGAACACAACGCAGCAG GTCTGGTGACCAGGTTGCGGTATGCAGTGGGTCCTATGGGAAGGTGTGTTCCCGCCACATCAGGATTCAGCTcag AGAAGTGGGAGATCAACCCCACTGAGCTGACCTTCATGAAGGAGCTGGGCAGCGGTCAGTTCGGTGTGGTGAGGCTCGGCAAGTGGAGGGCTCAGCACAGAGTCGCCATCAAGGCCATCCGAGAGGGAGCCATGTACGAGGAGGACTTCATCGAGGAGGCTAAAGTCATGAT GAGGCTGTGTCACCCTAAACTGGTGCAGCTGTACGGTGTTTGCCTGCAGCAGCGTCCTCTACTCATCGTGGCCGAGTTCATGGAGAACGGCTGCCTGCTGAACTTCCTGCGGCAGAAGAGCCGGACCCTGAACGAGGCGTGGCTTCTGTCCATGTGCCAGGACGTCTGTGAGGGCATGGAGTACCTGGAGGCTCAGAGTTTCATCCACAGAGACCTG GCAGCCAGGAACTGTCTGGTTAATGAGCACAATGTTGTGAAGGTCTGCGACTTTGGAATGACCAG GTACGTTCTAGACAACCAGTACACCAGTTCAAGTGGTGCAAAGTTCCCAGTGAAGTGGTCTCCTCCGGAAGTTCTCCACTTCAGTAAATACAGCAGCAAGTCTGACGTCTGGTCCTACG GTGTGGTGATGTGGGAGATCTACTCGGAGGGTCGGACTCCCTTTGAAAACTGCTCCAACCTGGATGTGGTTAACGAAATCACCAGAGGAGTCCGGCTGTACCGACCGCACCGAGCCTCGCAGCCGCTGTTCGCCATCATGTACCGCTGCTGGCACGAG aAGCCTCTGGGTCGGCCATCTTTCTCAGAGCTACTGGAGGAAATCAGAAAACTGGCAGAAAATCCGgattaa